A region of Bifidobacterium adolescentis ATCC 15703 DNA encodes the following proteins:
- a CDS encoding LacI family DNA-binding transcriptional regulator: MTTMKEIAEQTGVSISTVSLVLNGRDEGRVNPALAKLVRNKATELGYKINPLARSLRTNKTRILGFISEEVATTPYAGGIILGAQDAASAYGYMLFTVSTDGKASEENEIATLKRYGVDGFFYSKMSNRIAHVPESLSDYPVVMVDATDYENKVPSVEPDEFMIGYDATIRLLQADCKRIAYVGCAENMIAQDGRLAGYCTALQEAGRAFNPSLVCNVMNDGPALRAVNKLFDDEHPDGFFCFNDARAWYVYECAARRGLTVGKDISVVGVDNHRVFAETLEPQLTTVELPHYEMGYWSACKLISMIEGKDVDTSSCPSARASLPPLDAPIPAKIHCALLEKDSVIS, translated from the coding sequence CTCCACTGTATCCCTGGTGCTCAACGGACGCGACGAAGGCAGGGTAAATCCCGCGCTCGCCAAACTCGTACGCAACAAAGCGACCGAGCTCGGGTACAAGATCAATCCGTTGGCGCGAAGCCTGCGTACCAACAAAACCCGAATCCTCGGCTTCATCAGCGAGGAAGTTGCCACCACACCATACGCAGGCGGCATCATTCTGGGCGCGCAGGATGCGGCCAGTGCCTACGGCTACATGCTGTTCACAGTCAGCACCGACGGCAAGGCGAGCGAGGAGAACGAAATCGCCACGTTGAAACGATACGGCGTGGATGGATTCTTCTATTCGAAGATGTCGAACCGCATCGCGCATGTGCCTGAATCGTTGAGCGATTATCCCGTGGTGATGGTGGACGCCACCGATTATGAGAACAAGGTTCCCAGCGTCGAGCCCGACGAGTTCATGATCGGCTATGACGCCACGATACGGTTGCTGCAGGCCGATTGCAAACGTATCGCGTACGTGGGTTGCGCGGAAAACATGATCGCGCAGGACGGTCGTCTTGCCGGCTACTGCACCGCGTTGCAGGAGGCCGGACGTGCGTTCAACCCATCGCTGGTATGCAACGTAATGAACGACGGTCCAGCTTTACGCGCCGTGAACAAGTTGTTCGACGACGAGCATCCGGACGGCTTCTTCTGCTTCAATGATGCGCGCGCCTGGTATGTGTACGAATGCGCGGCAAGAAGAGGGCTTACGGTAGGCAAGGATATTTCCGTGGTCGGCGTGGACAACCACCGCGTGTTCGCAGAGACACTTGAACCGCAGCTGACCACCGTCGAACTGCCACATTACGAAATGGGCTATTGGTCAGCCTGCAAGCTGATTTCCATGATTGAAGGCAAGGATGTGGATACCAGTTCATGTCCATCCGCCAGAGCTTCCCTGCCGCCGCTTGATGCGCCGATTCCGGCGAAGATCCACTGCGCATTGTTGGAAAAAGATTCCGTCATATCCTGA